The Pagrus major chromosome 17, Pma_NU_1.0 genome includes a region encoding these proteins:
- the mal2 gene encoding protein MAL2 has product MSEPATNPAATSFPAPTISLPLGLEVLRTYSGVLVCLEIIFGALVWILVASSNVPVPLLQGWVMFVSVTAFFLSSAYLTLLLTGLADRISTDWNFLDVFYHFMALLFYFAAFVLEAATTAANGGAHIKQLNNSTEAVLCITYPRGNIFTVLDDRQYSINVAATIFAFVVTLCYGCSMVMGFKRWRM; this is encoded by the exons ATGTCGGAACCAGCCACTAACCCCGCCGCCACCTCGTTCCCAGCGCCAACTATCTCTCTACCTTTGGGACTGGAAGTGTTGAGAACTTACTCTGGAGTCCTTGTTTGTTTAGAAATA ATATTTGGTGCGCTAGTATGGATCCTGGTGGCCTCTTCCAATGTGCCCGTGCCTCTGCTGCAGGGCTGGGTGATGTTTGTCTCCGTCACCGCGTTCTTCCTCTCCTCCGCCTACCTCACGCTTCTCCTCACTGGCCTGGCTGACCGCATCAGCACTGACTGGAATTTCTTG gATGTGTTTTACCATTTCATGGCTCTGCTTTTCTACTTCGCTGCCTTCGTGTTGGAGGCAGCGACTACAGCAGCTAATGGAGGAGCCCACATCAAGCAGCTGAATAACAGCACTGAAGCGGTCTTGTGTATAACCTACCCGCGGGGCAATATATTCACAGTCCTGGATGACAGGCAATACAGTATTAATGTGGCAGCCACG ATATTTGCATTTGTGGTGACACTATGCTACGGCTGCAGTATGGTGATGGGCTTCAAGAGGTGGAGGATGTAA